GTCCGAAGCCGTCACTCCCCGCCCCTTCCTGGCCGAGGTGCAGGCCGCCGACTTCATCGCCAGCCACGCGCTGCACGAAGAGGTGTTTGGCTCCGCCGCCCTGGTGGTGCGCGTGGCCTCGGTAGAAGAAACCATCGCCGTGCTGCGCGCCATCGGCGGCACGCTGACCGTCACGCTGTGGGGGGCCGAGGTGGAAGACGCGTCCACCCGCAGCCTGGTCCGCGCCGCCACCCAGGTGGCCGGCCGCGTGCTGTTTGCGGGCGTGCCCACCGGCGTGGCCGTGACCGGTGCGCAGCACCACGGCGGCCCGTTCCCGGCCTCCACCCAGCCCTTCACCACCTCGGTGGGGTATGCGGCGGTAGACCGCTTTCTGCGTCCCGTGGCTTTGCAGGACGCACCGGCCTGGCTGGTGGAGCGCAAGGGCGTACCCTGCTGAGCCCTTCGCTATTGAGTTTATAGCTGTTCATGCTGATGGCATAAGCGCTAGCGGCCTGAAAAGCATGTAAACCGAAGATGTAAACAAACTGCCTGACGTTCCGGCCTGGGGGTAAGATATTTGCCGCACCCGGCCTGCCGGGTGGCATGCATTGCCACGGGGAACGTCATGGCCGACATCTTCCTGAGCTACAACGAAAAGGACCGCCCACGGGTGCGCCAACTGGCGCAGGCCCTGGAACGCGCGGGCTGGTCCGTCTGGTGGGACCGCCGCGTGCCTGCGGGCCTGACCTGGCGCAGCCTGCTGGAGCAGGAGCTGCAAAACATGCGCTGCATGCTGGTGCTGTGGTCGAACAACTCCGTTAAAAGCGAATGGGTCTGCGAAGAAGCCACCGAAGGGCGGCTGCTGGGGCGGCTGATCCCGGTATTCCTGGAGCGCGTGCGCCCGCCCGCCGGGTTCCGCGAGGTGCAGGCCGCCGACCTGGTGGACTGGGACGGCACCAGCGACACCATTGGCCTGCAGCAACTGCTGGACGACATTGCCCACAAGTTGGGCAACCCCGCCGTGCAGCCGCCAGACCCGGCGCTCCGCGTGGCGGCGCAAGCGCCCCCGCCACCCCAGCCCACGCCCACCCTCTGGAATCCGTGGAAACAGGGGGCATGGATGGCCGCACTGCTGCTGGTGGCCGTGGGCATCTACCTGGGCGTGGGTGCCGTGAAGCACCGCGAGGCCGTTGTCCCGATGGCAGACCCGCCCGCCGCCAGCACGCCCAGTGCCGCCGTGGTGGCCGAGCCGCCCACCTTTGGCATGCCCACCACCCTCCCCAACATGGCCCCCGCCACACCCGCGCCGGTGGTCATCGCCGCCACACCCCCCGCAAAACTACCGCCTGTAACGGCTGCCGCTCCGGCCAAACGCACGCTGCCGGCCCGCTGCAACGCCATCCACGATCGCCAGGGTCTGGGCGAAACCCCGTCGGCGGCAGACCAGGCCTTTTTGAACAAGGAGTGCTAGCCATGCCACGCCTCACCCTCTGCGCATTGCTGACCGTGCTCGCCGCCTGCACCCGGCTGCCGCTGCCCGGCCCGGCAACACCCCCGACCCCCGTAGCCGCCGCGCCTGCGCCCCCACCGGCCGCAGCGCCCGCGGCCCCGCCACCGCCCACCCTGCCCTTTGACGAGGCGGTCACCAGCGCCGCCACCGCGCTGCTGAACAACGCCCGCCTGCCCGGCCCGCCGCGCTACACCGTGGTGATCGACCCGCTGGTGGACGGCATGACCGGGGCCCAGTCCAACGCCACCCGCTCCATGGGCCAGCGGCTGGAGGCCATGATCCGCGCCCAGTACCCGCAGTACGACCTGCAGCCGTTTACCGCCGCCAACGTGGCGCGCAGCCCGCTGGTGCTGATCGGCACCTTCACCGGCGTGAACGCGGCACGGCAGACGGCAGGCGTGCGCGAGGCCTTCCGCATCTGCTTTGCGCTGGCCGACCTGAAGACCGGCAAACTGGTCAGCAAGGGGCTGGCCTTCTCGAAGCCCGAGGGCGTGGACAGCACGCCCCTGGCCAGCTTCCGCGACGCGCCCGCCTGGACCGAAGACCCGGCCACGCAGGGCTACATCCGCACCTGCCAGGGCACGCGCGCGGGCGACCCGATCAACGCGCTCTACACCGAGCGCATCGTCGCCGCCGCCCAGGTGGCCGAGGCCATGGAAGCCTACGACGCGGGCCGCTACCAGGAGGCGCTGGACCTGTACACCAGCGCCCAGCGCACCGCAGCCGGCGACCAGTTCCGCGTCTACAACGGCATCTACCTGGCGCAGTGGAAGCTGGGGCGACGCGACCGGGCCGAGGCCGCCTTTGGCAAGATCGTGGACTTTGGCCTGGCGCAAAAACGCCTGGCGGTGAAGTTCTTGTTCCGCCCTGGCTCCACCGCCTTTGGCACGGACAACCGCCAGACCGAGGCCTACCCGCTGTGGCTCAAGTCCATCGCCACCCAGACCGCCAGCAGCCCCGCCTGCCTGGAGATTACCGGCCACACCAGCGCCACCGGCCCCGAGCCGCTGAACGAACGCCTGTCGCAGCT
This sequence is a window from Rhodoferax sp. WC2427. Protein-coding genes within it:
- a CDS encoding TIR domain-containing protein, whose translation is MADIFLSYNEKDRPRVRQLAQALERAGWSVWWDRRVPAGLTWRSLLEQELQNMRCMLVLWSNNSVKSEWVCEEATEGRLLGRLIPVFLERVRPPAGFREVQAADLVDWDGTSDTIGLQQLLDDIAHKLGNPAVQPPDPALRVAAQAPPPPQPTPTLWNPWKQGAWMAALLLVAVGIYLGVGAVKHREAVVPMADPPAASTPSAAVVAEPPTFGMPTTLPNMAPATPAPVVIAATPPAKLPPVTAAAPAKRTLPARCNAIHDRQGLGETPSAADQAFLNKEC
- a CDS encoding OmpA family protein, with the protein product MPRLTLCALLTVLAACTRLPLPGPATPPTPVAAAPAPPPAAAPAAPPPPTLPFDEAVTSAATALLNNARLPGPPRYTVVIDPLVDGMTGAQSNATRSMGQRLEAMIRAQYPQYDLQPFTAANVARSPLVLIGTFTGVNAARQTAGVREAFRICFALADLKTGKLVSKGLAFSKPEGVDSTPLASFRDAPAWTEDPATQGYIRTCQGTRAGDPINALYTERIVAAAQVAEAMEAYDAGRYQEALDLYTSAQRTAAGDQFRVYNGIYLAQWKLGRRDRAEAAFGKIVDFGLAQKRLAVKFLFRPGSTAFGTDNRQTEAYPLWLKSIATQTASSPACLEITGHTSATGPEPLNERLSQLRAEYVKTRLEASNPTLAKRSIANGMGSRQTLVGNGRDDASDALDRRVEFKVIGC